The Anopheles gambiae chromosome 2, idAnoGambNW_F1_1, whole genome shotgun sequence genomic sequence TGCTAAATCGAACTCTTCGACCACATTAGGTGCTAACAGTTCCACTGTCCTATCCACCGTTATGCCTAAGCGCACAAGCAACGGTTCGATCGCACAGAAGGCTGCCTCGAAGGCTGCCGTCTTCTCGCCCCAAGCAGAACTACTGTTAGTAGTCTGGCTTGTGGTTTCTCTGTGGAACCATCGCTAACCCATCGAAATAGCAATAAAAGCGACACTAATTCCTACACGATTAACGAACACGCCgtattgttttgcttccctttcaTAATTTAAGCTACAGAATACACCTCCATGTTCCATAAAtgtagttttattatttatttataagtGTTTATAgcgatgtgttttttttctgtttttgctctCGCTATTCCTGTGTGTACACGCTCTACACTAGCAATAGAAttaacccaacaaaaaaaacccttactTCTTACGACTGCCGCCAGCCTTTGCCTTGGCATTGCCGCCTCGGCCCTTGCCCTTACCACCGGCCGCAGGTTTACCCCGGCCCTTGCCGTGTTTCTTCGAACGCTTATCCTTCGCCATCTCGGCTCGCCGATCCTTCTTCATGCGCGGGTCGACCACCTTGAACCGGCCCTCGACACCCTTCGGTCGGCGCACCTTCTTGCCGCTAACGCCCGTCTTCTTCGCCACCACGTACGTCACATCCTTCTTCTTCGCGTCGGCCTTTTTGTAGAGCCTGGGGAAGTGGttacaacaacagaaaaccaTTAACAtttgtacaaaacaaaacgaacctTCCAATACTTACTTCTTCAGTAGACGAATCTTCTCTTGGTTGGTGTTGTCTACGTTCTCCATGATCGTTTCCGCCTTCTTCTTGATCTTCTCCAACCGCTTGGTCGCGTGCCGCTTCTTGCGCGCCTTCGCCTCCATCACCTTCTTGATCGTGCGCACGTTGAACTCGTCCTTCGACTTGCGGTACTTCTCCACCACATCTTCCGGCACCGGCAGATGGCGCTGCATCGTTTTCAGCTCGTCCGCAACGAACCAGTCCGGCAGGTTGGTATCGTTAAACATGTACCGGTTGAACGCCGCATCGATGATATCGCGGCGCGTCTTCTTGCCCGAAATTATCATCTGTCCCAGCGCCAGCTCCTCCTCGCTCAGCTTGATCTTCTTCGGCTTGCGCACCTTCTCGGAGGACACAATCTCGAAGCCGCCCTCGCTGTCGCCACCCACCTTCTCTATCGTCTTGTGCACCATCGTACCCACTGCCTGTGCGTTCTGTGGTTCGTCCTCATCTTCCGACGAGCTGCTGCTATCGCTCGACTCGTCGCCGTCCAGCTTGTTCACATCATGCTTGGACCGGCGGCGGGCCTTCTTTCCCAGCGGTTCCGACTCCTTGCCCTTATCGGCGCCCTCCGTACCAAGCACCGTCACGCCCGCCTTCTTGTACGCCTCGATCATCTTGTCCAGATCGTAATCCACCACCTCCTCGTCGTTCGGTTGGAGGTTGTGCTTTTTGAACGCTTCCTGCTCGTACCACAGCTGTGCCCGGTGCAGCCGCTTGTCCACCTTGCTGCGGTAGTCCAGATCCGTGATCAGCGGATTGCGGTCCTCATCGTCGGACGGATCCTTCATATCTTCGTCCTCCTCGAAGCTCAGCTCCTCGTCGTCCGATTCCATCGCAAGACCCTTCTCGTCGAAGTCCGAATCTATCTCGGAATCGCTATCGGCTCGCTGGGTGGAAAGCAGCTTATCATCCTCGAACAGATCACCCTTCGTCTCGCGATCGTACCGCACGTACTCGCCATCCTCGGCACCCTCATCGTCCGACTTATCTTCTACCACAATGTCTGGCGCCTGGTCGAGGATGCTCTCCAGCTGCTGCCTGGTGCCGACGTCCTTCAGCGAAAACACCATATCCTCACCCTGCTCGGTCGGGCCGGCATCGCCCTTGATGACCATCTTCAGGCTCAGTTTCTCGTTCAGCTTTGCCCGCTCTTTGTTGGTCTTCTTGCGCATTCGCTTCGAGCTGCGCTCTTCCTCCTTCTGCAGGGTCGCAATCTCCTTCTCAATCTGCTTCAACTCCACAATCTCCTCGTCCACATCcgtttcgtcgtcgtcgtcgtccttcGCTCCATCCTCGCCTTCacccttctttttcttatcgTCCGCTTTGTCCTCGCCAGCCTCCGTAAACTCCGGGCTGAGCAGCTTGTGCCAGCGCAACAGTTCCTTGATATCCTTACGGCCCAGGATCTTTATATCCTTGCAGCATTCCTTCAGCTCCGTCGTGGTGCGCGGGTGGTTTGCAATTGCTTCGTCCGCCTTGGTGAAGGTAATTTCTGTCACGCGGCTCAACAGGGCCAGCGGCTTGTCGCTCTGCATGTACTCCAGCGCGGTTATAATCTTACGCACGTCCGTGCTGTCGTAACCTTCCACCTTCGGTTTTTTGGGCGTTTTGCGCTCCAATTCCTTCAGAATGTTGTTCGATGAAATGTCCTTCGACTGGATGTCCAGCTCCTCGAACACATACTTCGAGTCCAAAAAGCGTGGATCAATCTTGTCCGGCGCCTTGTAGTACTGGCAGACGACGAAGATTTCGGCCGACTCCTTACGCGAAGCGGACGGTTTGGTCGCATGCACCTTGCGGAACAGCTGCTTCAGCACCCAGATCAGCGCGTtgtagtccttcgagcggaACACCTTCGTGATGAACCATCCGCCCGGTCGCAAGAACTGCGTGGCCAGCTTGACGGCGCTAAGCGTCAGACAGACCTGCTGGTAAGCATCGTGCAGCCAGTTTTTACCCACATTCGGTGCACCATCGTTCAGCACGACGTCCACTTTCCACGTCTTCAGCTCCTTTGCCAGATCGGCCTTCGTTTTGTCGCTCGTAATGTCGCCGATCAGGCTGATACAGCCCGGCACGTTCTTGATCGGGTACAGATCCACACCGATCACGATGCTCGAGACGGgcatgttttgctttgccacCTGCATCCAACCGCCGGGAGCGGCACACAGATCGAGACATACTTGCGACTGCTGCAAGAATCCGAAGCGTCGGTTCAGCTGAATCAACTTGAATGCGGCACGCGACCGGTACCCGGACTCTTTGGCGAGCTTGTAGAACTTATCCCGCCGATCCTTTCCTACTTTTGCCTTTTTACCCATTGTTGTGAGCGCTTAAATGAGGCTGTTAACACACAATATCACACGCACTTTGCCACAGAAGAAAGTAACACAAGCAACTTTGCACACTTTTTACCTTTCTATCGGTAAAATTGGGGAATTTTGGTCGTCGTCGCCGCTTGTTCCAATCGACAACAAACCATGTGCTCGGTTTGACAACGATGCGCAGTACGTTTGACAGCTaccaagaaaacaaaacgattttgACAGGTCTCTGGCGAGGGGTAGGAAtctcattacagggtttcccacgatttattggttggttcccacgatttattggtgcgttcccacgattttttggtcatttcccataattttttggtagcaacccacgatttattggtcggttcccaaatattattggtcggttcccaaatattattggtcgtttcccaaatattattggtcggtattatattatattatatttgggaaccgaccaataatatttgggaaacgaccaataatatttgggaaccgaccaataatatttgggaaccgaccaataaatcgtgggttgctaccaaaaaattatgggaaatgaccaaaaaatcgtgggaaaccctgtattgacaCAGTGTTGCCAGCACGTGGCAAATCCGTTTTCAAACAGATCCAATGttcaatttgtatttttaataatttttaataataaattaatctaaattttaaaaaaacagccacTTACCAAGCACATCCGAGTTCACTGTTATGTTACAGCTGTACATTGGGTGAACGAGCCGTTGCGGCTGATTTTGGAAAGCCTTCTTACATCCTTCCTTAACGGCGGACATGATTTGGCCTGCAGAGTGTGAGAAATAAGCATCATTTAATTACGTTTCTTCAAATAACGTACAATCatttcaaccaccaccacgtaCCTGAAAGTGGTCCGTGAGACGCAACCGAAGCAAGATCCACTCCGATCGTCACGTCTAATTCCCAGCGTTCCACCAAAAAGCACACGCCCTGCATCGGCTCATCGCACAGCGGTCCCGCCAACGAAGCCATTTGAAACCCGTTCAAAAACGACGACTCGTACTGCGCGCGTGGATCGTCCGCCGTCTGCACGGTCGTCTCATTCTCGTACCACACGGCCGTATGCTTGAAATCCGTCCCGTTTACAAGCAAATTCGTACCACACTTTTTCGGCCCAAAGGACCAAATTCGATCGAACGGCACCGTTTCGGGCAGCAGCTGGGTCAGCCCCGCCCGAAGCTCACTGATCGAATCCTGCAGCGCCTGCGGTAGTGGTTGTTTCGCTTCGTGTGCCTTTATGTAGGCTTTCAGTACCGGTTCGTTGCTGTTTAGCAGGTCGACCACCTCCTGCGACAGTGGCATTGCTATCAGCTTGATCGTACACTGCCGGTTTGGCGTTTGAAGCGTTACCGTTTTGTCTTTCTCGCGATCCTTTGCTATTTCCTCCTCTGGATTATCCTCCGACGTCGGTACGAACGGGACGATTGTTTCCTTAAACGGTACGATCGGTTTTGACACGTTCAGCTCAATTTTTGCGTACGTTTCCTGCAGATCCTTGATGCACCGTTCCAGATGCACTTCGCCGAGCGTTAACAGCACATGCTCACCACTTTCCTGCACGCGCACCTCCACGCAAGCGTCCGCTTGATTGAGCAGCTTAAGCCCACGCACTAGCTGGGGCATTTTTTGAATATCCTTCGGCTCAACGGCCACGCGCAGGATCGGTGTCGCTATCAGGGGAAGATCGACAAACGGTGGACAGTAGCGGGTGTTGCTTAGCGTAGCCGTTTTCAACACCACGTTTTGCAGACCTCCGATACCAACGATATTACCGGCCGGCACTGCATCGACCGGTTCGAGCTGACGGCCCATCAGCAGGAACAGACTATCGATTTCGATCTCAACCAGGTGTGGATTCGCACCGGCATCGTCCGTCGTGATCATCGTACGTGGATCATACTTGGGTCCAATCACGAACACGCGCGATCCTCTTCTCAGCGTACCGCTGTACACTCTAGCAAAGGCCAGAAATATTTCCGCCTCCCCGTCACATCCACCGTCCTCAGGCTCGGTGAGCGAGAGCGCCTTCG encodes the following:
- the LOC1272952 gene encoding pre-rRNA 2'-O-ribose RNA methyltransferase FTSJ3, with product MGKKAKVGKDRRDKFYKLAKESGYRSRAAFKLIQLNRRFGFLQQSQVCLDLCAAPGGWMQVAKQNMPVSSIVIGVDLYPIKNVPGCISLIGDITSDKTKADLAKELKTWKVDVVLNDGAPNVGKNWLHDAYQQVCLTLSAVKLATQFLRPGGWFITKVFRSKDYNALIWVLKQLFRKVHATKPSASRKESAEIFVVCQYYKAPDKIDPRFLDSKYVFEELDIQSKDISSNNILKELERKTPKKPKVEGYDSTDVRKIITALEYMQSDKPLALLSRVTEITFTKADEAIANHPRTTTELKECCKDIKILGRKDIKELLRWHKLLSPEFTEAGEDKADDKKKKGEGEDGAKDDDDDETDVDEEIVELKQIEKEIATLQKEEERSSKRMRKKTNKERAKLNEKLSLKMVIKGDAGPTEQGEDMVFSLKDVGTRQQLESILDQAPDIVVEDKSDDEGAEDGEYVRYDRETKGDLFEDDKLLSTQRADSDSEIDSDFDEKGLAMESDDEELSFEEDEDMKDPSDDEDRNPLITDLDYRSKVDKRLHRAQLWYEQEAFKKHNLQPNDEEVVDYDLDKMIEAYKKAGVTVLGTEGADKGKESEPLGKKARRRSKHDVNKLDGDESSDSSSSSEDEDEPQNAQAVGTMVHKTIEKVGGDSEGGFEIVSSEKVRKPKKIKLSEEELALGQMIISGKKTRRDIIDAAFNRYMFNDTNLPDWFVADELKTMQRHLPVPEDVVEKYRKSKDEFNVRTIKKVMEAKARKKRHATKRLEKIKKKAETIMENVDNTNQEKIRLLKKLYKKADAKKKDVTYVVAKKTGVSGKKVRRPKGVEGRFKVVDPRMKKDRRAEMAKDKRSKKHGKGRGKPAAGGKGKGRGGNAKAKAGGSRKK